CACATCGAAAAACGTCTGTGCGAAATGCCCGCGCTGTGGCACGTCGGGACGCGTTGCAGGACAGGACACATATGAAAACTCTAGGGATGCTGATAGCCGGCGCGACGTTGGCGATTGCGACTACGGGCAGCGCCCAAACGCTGCCCAACGGCATCCCCACCAAGTTCAGGCCGGTCCACGCCACGTTCGATTACGATCGCCGCGAGGTCGAAGTGAAGATGCGCGATCGAGTCGCGCTGCACATGGTGCTGATTATTCCCATGGGCACGCGTGACGCACCGATCCTGCTCGAGCGCACCCCCTACGGCGCCGACAAGGCGACCAGCCGCGTCGAGAGCAGCCACGGCGTGATGCTCGTCGGCGCCGCGTTCGCCGAGTTTCTCAAGGCCGGCTACATCCTCGCGTTCGAGGATGTGCGCGGCAAGCACGGATCGAAGGGCGACTATGTCAACGAACGCCCGCTGATCGGCCCGCTCAACGGCACCAAGATCGATCATTCGACCGATGCCTATGACACGATCGAGTGGCTGACCAAGAACGTCAAGGAAACGAACGGCCGCGTCGGCATCATCGGCACCAGCTATGACGGGATGATGGCGGCGATGGCGCTGGTCCACCCGCACCCTGCGCTGAAAGCCGCCGCGCCGATGAACCCGGTCATCAACACCTGGAAGGGCGACGACGATTTCCACGGCGGCGCGTTCCGCCAAATCGGGTATGATTACTACTTCAGCCAGGATACCGCGCGCGGCGAAGGCGACGATCTGTGGCGTGATGCTTACGACGATTACGAAACCTTCCTGCGCGCCGGCTCCGCCACCGGCTTCGTCAAAAGCCGCGGGCTCGACCAGATTCAGGTCGTAAAGGATCTCCACGATCACCCTGCCTATGACGCGTTCTGGCAGGCGCAGGCGCTCGAGACGATCCTGCCCAAACAGCCGCAGACCGTGCCGACCCTGTGGATCGCGAGCCAATGGGATCAGGAGGATATGTACGGCGCGGTCGCCGCCTATGAGGCGGTCAGCAAGAATGACCCCAACCACGTCAACCATCTCGCTTTGGGTCCGTGGGCGCATGGCGGCTGGAGCGGCACCGGCGACAGCCTCGGCGCGATCCGCTTCGGGTCGGATACGGCCGCGTGGTTCCGCCAGCATGTGCTGATCCCGTTCCTGGACGGCAATCTCAAGACCGGCGGCACCCCGGCCGACATTGCCCCCGTCACCGCGTTTCAGACCGGCACCAACACGTGGCAACGCCTCCCCGGCTGGCCATCCGCCTGTGCGAGCGGTTGCGCGGCGCCGACGCGGAAGCTGTATCTTCAGGCCGGCGGCGCGCTCTCGTTCGCCGCGCCCACGGCTGACGGTGCGGACGATTATGTGTCTGACCCGGCCAAGCCGATCCCCTATCGGCTGCGTCCGATCCGCCCGACCTACGCAACCGGATCGACCTGGCGACAATGGCTGGTCGACGACCAGCGCCCGTTCGCCGACCGCACTGACGTGCTAACTTATGAAACCGCACCGCTCGATGCCCCGCTCGCCCTCGCCGGTGCGCCTGTTGCCGACCTGATCGCTGCCACCACCGGCAGCGACGGGGATTTCGTCGTCAAGCTGATCGACGTGTACCCGGACGAATATTTCGAGAAGCCTGAACTCGGCGGCTATCAACTGCCGGTGGCGATGGACATCCTGCGCGGCCGCTATCGCGAGAGCGTCTCCGATCCCAAGCCGATCACGCCGAATGCACCGCTCAGCTACCGGTTCGCATTGCCCAATGTGAACCACGTGTTCCTCCCCGGTCACCGCATCATGGTGCAAATCCAGTCGAGCTGGTTCCCGCTCTACGATCGCAACCCGCAGACCTTTGTGCCCAACATCTTCGATGCGAAACTACAGGATTACCGCAAGGCAACGATCCGCGTGATCCATTCGCCGGCACAAGCCAGCGCTATCGAGTTGCCGGTGGCGGACGTCGGCGCGCGGTAGAGTCAATATACGCTGTTCTTAACGCTTCATCATAATCCACAGATCATACAACGACCATGCGTCTCGCGACCATCACCAACTGGGCTTACGGCATCACCGTTCTGCTGACTCTCGCGTCGGGCAGCACGATGTTGCTGGCTTCCTCCGCGCAGGACCGTGAGCGCGTGGCGATGAGCCAGCGCGCGGATCTCGACCAAGCGACGTCGACCATCGACGAGGATGTCGCGCAATTGAGCAGCCTCGCCCGCCAATTCGCGATCAGCGGCAGTCAGGCCGATCTGATCGCGTACCGCCGCGAATCAGAATCGTTAAAAGCGGTCGAGACGCGCACCGCCGCGATCCGCGATGTCGGCGCGACCCCCACAGAATTGCGATCGCTCCACGAGACATTGCACTGGGCCGACGCGCTGCGCGACGAACAGGCGGCGGCGATCGCGGCGCGCGCGCGCGGCGATCAGCACGGCGCGGTCGCGATCCTGTTTTCGCCGGAATATGAGCGTGAGCTCGACCGCATCCAGTCGAGCGTCGAGCGCTTTCAGGAACGCATCGATCAGCGCACCGCCGCTGCCGTGGAGATCGCCGTCACGGCGTCGCAAACATGGCGGCGGGTGTCGGAGATCGTGCTGGGCCTCACCGGCTTCGTCTTCCTGTGCGTGTTGTTCTTCATATTCCGTCAGCGCGTGCTGCGTCCGGTGGTGCGGCTAAGCGATGTCGTCACCCGGCTCGCGGCGCAGGACTATGCCACCGAATGGCCGCAATACCCGCAGGTCGACGAGATCGGCGACATGGCGCAGGCGCTTCGGGGCTTTCGCGAAAACGGCATCGTCCGGCAAAGGCTGGAGAAGGAGCGCGATGCCGATCGCGCCGTGCGCGATCTGCTGTCGCGGATGACGCAGCGGATGCAGCGCTGCGACACGGTGCAGGATCTCACCGGCGTGATCGAACGCTTCGCGCCCGAAGTCGCGCCGCGGCTGGCCGGCAGTTTCTATCTGTTCGACGCGGAGCGCAACGTGATGGCCGTCGCGGCGCACTGGCTCGGCCCGGTCCACTCGCGAGACGAATTCGTACCGATGGCCTGCTGGGGGCTGCGTCGCGGCCGGCAGCACCGGCCGGCGGGCGACCATATCGACGTGCCGTGCGACCATGTCGCGCAGGATGGCGATATTTTGGTCGACAGCATCTGCCTGCCGTTGATCGGCCAGAACGGCATGCTCGGCCTGCTGTACTTCGAACGCCGCACCGATACGGCGGAGATCGGCCCGGACGAGAATTACCTCAAGATGCTCGCCGAGAACGTCGGTCTCGCACTCGACAATCTGCGGCTGCGCGATGCGCTCCGCGCGATGGCGATGGTCGATCCGCTCACCGGCCTGTCGAACCGCCGACAGCTCGACACGGCGCTCGAGGCGAGTCTGTCGCACGCCGCCCGAACCAACACGCCGGTCAGTTGCGCTATGATCGACGTCGATCATTTCAAGCGTTTCAACGACAACCACGGGCATGACGCCGGCGATGCGGTGCTGCGCGCGGTCGGCGAGGCGCTCAAGCGGTCGATCCGCAGCGAGGATCTGGCGTTCCGTTACGGCGGCGAGGAATTCCTGCTGCTCATGCCCGGGCTCGGCGTCGCCGATGCCCGCGCGCGGGCCGAGGACATCCGCCTGCGCATCGCGAGCCTGGCGGTCCGACACGATGACCGCGATCTCGGCCCCGTCACCGCCTCGATCGGCGTGGCCACTTGGCCCGAACAATGCGCCGCCGACCGCCTCGTGCGAGCCGCCGACGCTGCTCTGCTACGCGCGAAGCGCGGCGGCCGCGATCAAGTCGCGACGGTGCTAACGCGCGACACTTGATCTCGCGCGCTTTTCCGGGAAACGCGGGCGCGATGACCCAGAACCCCATTCCCTACGCCGACCGCCGCTTCGACGCGCTCCTGTTCGACATGGACGGCACCTTGCTGACCTCGATCGAATCGGCCGAACGCGTCTGGTCGCGCTGGCTGACGCACCACGGGTTCGACCCGGTCGAGATTCTGCCGCGTATCCACGGCGTCCAGACGCTCGAGACCATTCGACGGCTCGACATCCCCGGCATCGACCCGCAACAGGAAGCCGACTGGATCGCGCGCGAGGAACTCGCCGATCTCGACGGCGTCCGCGCGATCGAAGGCGCGGCCGAGTTCGTCGCCCGCTTGCCGCATGACGGCTGGGCGATCGTCACCTCCGCCACCCGCCCGCTCGCTGAGGCGCGGCTGGCGGCAGCCGGGCTGGTGCCGCCGCCTTTGTTCATCACCGCCGAGGACATTGCACGCGGCAAGCCAGCGCCCGATTGCTATATCGCGGCGGCGCGCCGGCTCGGCGTCGCGGTGACGCAATGTCTCGTCTTCGAGGATGCACCCGCCGGAATCGCCTCCGGCCGATCGGCGGGCGCCGAGGTCGTGGTCATCACCGCGACGCATACGCACCCGCTCACGACCGAATATCCACACATCCGCGACTATCGCGGCCTCACCGCCGCGCATACCGACGGCGGGCTGATGCTTCAGGTCCGCACGGCGATTTAGCCGGTTCCGCGTACCAACCGGCGCTTGTGCTGCCCCGCATGTTCGCGCTACCATCGCCGCACGTTCAACCGTGATCGCAGCAGGCCCGAGAGCTTGCGCAATGAGACAGCCGGGAACGTCCGGCGCTCCAGTGAGAGGATACGCCCGATGGATCTAGGACGCCGCGACTTCCTGCTTTCCGCCGCGATCGGCTCGATCGTTCCCGTCGCGCTGACACCGCACGCGCTTGCTCAAGGAATGCCAGCGCCCAAGCCGGGCGAGCGCAAGCTCGGCTATGCCATCGTCGGGCTTGGCACCTACGGTCTTGGCGTCATCATCCCGCAATTCGTCAACTGCACGCACAGCCGGCTCGTGGCCGTCGTCACCGGCGATGCCGCCAAGGGCCGCAAGGTCGCCGCCGAACATGGCCTCAGCGACAAGGCAGTCTATTCCTACGCCACTTTCGACAGCATCCGCGACAATCCCGATGTCGATATCGTCTATGTCTGCCTGCCCAATTCGATGCACGCCGAATATACGATCCGCGCGGCCAAGGCTGGCAAGCATGTGATGTGCGAAAAGCCGATGGCCATCTCCGTCGCCGAATGCGAATCAATGATCGCAGCGTGCAAGGCCGCGAAGCGCAAGCTGATGATCGGCTATCGCTGCCATTTCGAGGCGTTCAACCTCGAAGCGATGCGGCTGGCGCGCGCCGGGGCCGCCGGCAAGATCCGCTACGTTCGCAGCGAGCATGGGTTCGTGCAGCGCGACCCGTCGAAATGGCGGCTCAAGCGCGCGCTGGCGGGCGGCGGCTCGCTGATGGACATGGGCGTCTATTCGCTCCAGGCGGCGCGTTACATGACCGGCGAGGAACCCATCGCGGTGACCGCGCGCGAATCGACCGACCGGAGCGATCCGCGCTTCCACGAGGTCGAGGATATGATCGAGTGGACGCTCGAATTCCCATCGGGCGCGATCGCCGGTTGCCAGTCGATGTACAGCGCCAACCAGAACCACATCCTGCTGATGGGCGACACCGGCCGGATCGAGCTGGAGCCCGCAACCCGCTATGACGGCAACCATATGTGGACCGGCCGCGACGGACGCGAACGCGAGCTGACCCCGCCGCCGGGGCCGCGCGCGACTCAGTTCGCCGGCCAGCTCGATCACCTCGCCGAGTGCATCCTCACCGGACGCGAGCCGATCGTATCAGGCGAAGAGGGGCTGCGCGATATGCGGATCGTGGAGGCGATCTACCGCTCGGCCCGCGAAGGCCGCACGATCCGGCTGGACGGTCGCGCATGAGCCCGCTCGGCGCAACCGCCGCCTTGGCGCTGCTCGCCACCGCAGCGCCAATCCTCGCCCAGACGCCGCCGACCGATCCGACCGGCCTCGCCAAGGCCGCCGACATTCAGGCGCAGGTCGCGACGATGGCGCGCGAGATGAAGCCGGGGCAGAATTTCGCGTGGCGGCCGCTGCTCCGCGATGGCGCGACGACCGCGGCACTCGAATATTGGACGGCGCCGGGCAAGCCTGCGGTTCACCCAACCGACGCCGAATATACCACCGTCATCGAAGGCGCGGGGACGCTTGTCTCCGGCGGCCGGATGATCGACCCCGTCACCACCAAGTCGGGGATGATCGAAGGCAGCCGGATCGAGGGCGGCACCACCCGCGATCTCAAGCCCGGCGACGTGATCTTGATTCCGGCGGGCATTCCACACTGGTTCGGCATCACCGGCGGCAAGTTGGTGTTGCTCGGGATGAAGCTGGCCCGGCCGGCGAAGTGAGCGCGTACCCGATCGACCGACGCGGCTTCATCGCCGCCGGCGCGGCGCTGGTCGCAACGCCGGGCTTTGCCGCCGCCCCCGCCCCGGAGGTTCGCCGGCTGTCCCCTGCCCTCGACCGGATCATCGCGCCGGGCAGCACCGTGGAGACGATCGCCACCGGCATTCGCTGGGCGGAAGGGCCGTTGTGGGTGCCGGGCACCGGACTGTTGTTCTCGGACCCGCCCGCCAACCTCATGCGCCTGTGGACTCGCAAAGGCGGTGTGGTGCCGTTCCTGTCGCCGTCGGGTGCGGCGGGCACCGATCCGAAGCTCGTGCGTGAGCCGGGGTCGAACGGGCTGGCGCTTGCGCATGATGGCGCGCTGCTGATCGCCAACAGCGGCGGGCGCAGCATCGACCGAGTCGATCTCAAGACCCGGCGGCGCAATGTGCTGGTCGATCGCTTCGAAGGCGCACGCTTCAACAGCCCCAACGATCTGCACGTCGCGCGCGGTGGCGCGATCTATTTCACCGATCCGCCCTACGGCTTCGCCGACGGCGACACCTCGCCGCTCAGGGAAGCCAAGCAGAACGGCGTCTATCGCTGGTCGCCGGATGGTAAGGTTGCGCTGATCGACGGCACATTGACTCGCCCCAACGGCGTGGCGCTGTCGCCCGACGAACGCCGGCTCTACGTCTCGGTGTCGGACGAGACAGCGCCGCGCATCATGGTCTATGATCTCGACGCACACGGCATGCCGACCGCATCCCGCATATGGCTCGATGCCGCGCCGATGCGTGCCGGCAATGCGCCCGGGCTGCCCGACGGCATGAAGGTCGCGCCGAGCGGGATTTTGTTCTGCTCGGTGCCCGGCGGCATGATGGTGCTGACCCCGCAAGCCGAGCCGCTCGGCCTGATCGTATCGGGCAAGGCGATCGCCAATTGCGCCTTCGGGGAGGACGGCGCGACGCTGTTCATGACCGCCAGCGATCGGGTGCTCCGCCTGAGGCTGCGCGCGGGCGCGGGCGCGTGACCGGAACATCCCCGGCATCATGCGCGCTT
This genomic stretch from Sphingomonas panacis harbors:
- a CDS encoding CocE/NonD family hydrolase gives rise to the protein MKTLGMLIAGATLAIATTGSAQTLPNGIPTKFRPVHATFDYDRREVEVKMRDRVALHMVLIIPMGTRDAPILLERTPYGADKATSRVESSHGVMLVGAAFAEFLKAGYILAFEDVRGKHGSKGDYVNERPLIGPLNGTKIDHSTDAYDTIEWLTKNVKETNGRVGIIGTSYDGMMAAMALVHPHPALKAAAPMNPVINTWKGDDDFHGGAFRQIGYDYYFSQDTARGEGDDLWRDAYDDYETFLRAGSATGFVKSRGLDQIQVVKDLHDHPAYDAFWQAQALETILPKQPQTVPTLWIASQWDQEDMYGAVAAYEAVSKNDPNHVNHLALGPWAHGGWSGTGDSLGAIRFGSDTAAWFRQHVLIPFLDGNLKTGGTPADIAPVTAFQTGTNTWQRLPGWPSACASGCAAPTRKLYLQAGGALSFAAPTADGADDYVSDPAKPIPYRLRPIRPTYATGSTWRQWLVDDQRPFADRTDVLTYETAPLDAPLALAGAPVADLIAATTGSDGDFVVKLIDVYPDEYFEKPELGGYQLPVAMDILRGRYRESVSDPKPITPNAPLSYRFALPNVNHVFLPGHRIMVQIQSSWFPLYDRNPQTFVPNIFDAKLQDYRKATIRVIHSPAQASAIELPVADVGAR
- a CDS encoding diguanylate cyclase, which encodes MRLATITNWAYGITVLLTLASGSTMLLASSAQDRERVAMSQRADLDQATSTIDEDVAQLSSLARQFAISGSQADLIAYRRESESLKAVETRTAAIRDVGATPTELRSLHETLHWADALRDEQAAAIAARARGDQHGAVAILFSPEYERELDRIQSSVERFQERIDQRTAAAVEIAVTASQTWRRVSEIVLGLTGFVFLCVLFFIFRQRVLRPVVRLSDVVTRLAAQDYATEWPQYPQVDEIGDMAQALRGFRENGIVRQRLEKERDADRAVRDLLSRMTQRMQRCDTVQDLTGVIERFAPEVAPRLAGSFYLFDAERNVMAVAAHWLGPVHSRDEFVPMACWGLRRGRQHRPAGDHIDVPCDHVAQDGDILVDSICLPLIGQNGMLGLLYFERRTDTAEIGPDENYLKMLAENVGLALDNLRLRDALRAMAMVDPLTGLSNRRQLDTALEASLSHAARTNTPVSCAMIDVDHFKRFNDNHGHDAGDAVLRAVGEALKRSIRSEDLAFRYGGEEFLLLMPGLGVADARARAEDIRLRIASLAVRHDDRDLGPVTASIGVATWPEQCAADRLVRAADAALLRAKRGGRDQVATVLTRDT
- a CDS encoding HAD-IA family hydrolase, which produces MTQNPIPYADRRFDALLFDMDGTLLTSIESAERVWSRWLTHHGFDPVEILPRIHGVQTLETIRRLDIPGIDPQQEADWIAREELADLDGVRAIEGAAEFVARLPHDGWAIVTSATRPLAEARLAAAGLVPPPLFITAEDIARGKPAPDCYIAAARRLGVAVTQCLVFEDAPAGIASGRSAGAEVVVITATHTHPLTTEYPHIRDYRGLTAAHTDGGLMLQVRTAI
- a CDS encoding Gfo/Idh/MocA family protein, which gives rise to MDLGRRDFLLSAAIGSIVPVALTPHALAQGMPAPKPGERKLGYAIVGLGTYGLGVIIPQFVNCTHSRLVAVVTGDAAKGRKVAAEHGLSDKAVYSYATFDSIRDNPDVDIVYVCLPNSMHAEYTIRAAKAGKHVMCEKPMAISVAECESMIAACKAAKRKLMIGYRCHFEAFNLEAMRLARAGAAGKIRYVRSEHGFVQRDPSKWRLKRALAGGGSLMDMGVYSLQAARYMTGEEPIAVTARESTDRSDPRFHEVEDMIEWTLEFPSGAIAGCQSMYSANQNHILLMGDTGRIELEPATRYDGNHMWTGRDGRERELTPPPGPRATQFAGQLDHLAECILTGREPIVSGEEGLRDMRIVEAIYRSAREGRTIRLDGRA
- a CDS encoding cupin domain-containing protein — encoded protein: MSPLGATAALALLATAAPILAQTPPTDPTGLAKAADIQAQVATMAREMKPGQNFAWRPLLRDGATTAALEYWTAPGKPAVHPTDAEYTTVIEGAGTLVSGGRMIDPVTTKSGMIEGSRIEGGTTRDLKPGDVILIPAGIPHWFGITGGKLVLLGMKLARPAK
- a CDS encoding SMP-30/gluconolactonase/LRE family protein; the encoded protein is MSAYPIDRRGFIAAGAALVATPGFAAAPAPEVRRLSPALDRIIAPGSTVETIATGIRWAEGPLWVPGTGLLFSDPPANLMRLWTRKGGVVPFLSPSGAAGTDPKLVREPGSNGLALAHDGALLIANSGGRSIDRVDLKTRRRNVLVDRFEGARFNSPNDLHVARGGAIYFTDPPYGFADGDTSPLREAKQNGVYRWSPDGKVALIDGTLTRPNGVALSPDERRLYVSVSDETAPRIMVYDLDAHGMPTASRIWLDAAPMRAGNAPGLPDGMKVAPSGILFCSVPGGMMVLTPQAEPLGLIVSGKAIANCAFGEDGATLFMTASDRVLRLRLRAGAGA